In the genome of Sulfurimonas autotrophica DSM 16294, the window TTGAGAAATTCCTTTCTCAGCCATTCTTTGTTGCAGAAGTATTTACTGGTGCTCCAGGAAAATATGTAAAACTTGAAGATACAATCGCTGGTTTCAAAGGTATCTTAAACGGTGACTATGATCACATGTCTGAAAATTCATTTTATATGGTTGGCGGCATGGATGAAGCACTTGCTAAACACGAGAAAAACAAATAAGCATATTGCTTAGTAAAGGACTGTAATGGATACATTTAAACTTGAAATCCTAACTCCTAACGGTGAAATCTATAATGGTGAAGCTGTTAGTGTTGTTCTCCCTGGTAAAGAGGGAGAATTCGGTGTTCTTGCAGGTCATGCATCTCTAACTACATTGTTAGAAGCTGGCGTTGTAGATGTCGAAAAAGAAGATAAATCAGTCGAGTCTATTGTTGTTAATTGGGGTGTTGTTCAAGTTGATGAAGAAAAAGTTGTTATTTTGGTTGAAGGTGCTGCTGCTATTCGTGGTAAAACTGAATCTGAAATTGCTAAAGCTCT includes:
- the atpC gene encoding ATP synthase F1 subunit epsilon, coding for MDTFKLEILTPNGEIYNGEAVSVVLPGKEGEFGVLAGHASLTTLLEAGVVDVEKEDKSVESIVVNWGVVQVDEEKVVILVEGAAAIRGKTESEIAKALDEAKQLINEIADSSSAIASVSAKIESAAQKLI